From the Carya illinoinensis cultivar Pawnee chromosome 4, C.illinoinensisPawnee_v1, whole genome shotgun sequence genome, one window contains:
- the LOC122306672 gene encoding uncharacterized protein LOC122306672 isoform X1 codes for MPKIEIVLNGRKTPPSLVDLCVKTAIDNVRYLGDVGETDLDLLDRILAHCTVDQLMHVEKCSEGRDLSPVTDKLWKKFYEKQFGAKNTEHVVERMAKSLKSYKWIDLYEAKSEDIAEHEKKTAARIKQLYNKETARKQSRQVQLCAKVPPSKNKRSFCGGSGPGHNVSHFRSNLMKKSKIDLLNSREVKNLAAMKKNTYQRNDGASPMMKAAQFSGKDSATTSKPFKPVHRRI; via the exons ATGCCTAAGATAGAGATTGTGTTAAATGGAAGGAAAACGCCTCCGTCATTAGTGGATCTATGTGTTAAGACGGCAATAGATAATGTAAGGTACCTTGGGGATGTTGGTGAAACAGATCTAGATCTCCTTGACCGAATTTTAGCACACTGTACAGTTGACCAATTGATGCATGTGGAGAAGTGCTCAGAA GGAAGAGATCTAAGTCCAGTTACTGACAAGTTGTGGAAGAAGTTTTATGAAAAGCAGTTTGGTGCAAAAAACACAGAGCACGTAGTGGAGAGGATGGCCAAAAGTTTGAAGTCATATAAATGGATAGATTTGTATGAG GCAAAATCAGAAGACATTGCTGAGCATGAGAAGAAGACAGCTGCCAGAATTAAGCAACTATACAATAAAGAAACTGCAC GAAAACAGAGTCGGCAAGTGCAGCTTTGCGCCAAGGTTCcaccttcaaaaaataaaagaagcttTTGTGGAG GTAGTGGACCTGGCCACAATGTTTCACACTTTAGGAGCAATTTGATGAAGAAGTCAAAAATAGATCTTCTTAACAG TCGTGAGGTGAAGAATCTTGCAGCTATGAAGAAAAATACATACCAGAGAAACGATGG CGCCTCTCCCATGATGAAAGCAGCTCAGTTCTCTGGGAAAGATTCTGCTACGACTTCTAAACCTTTCAAGCCTGTACACAGAAGAATTTAG
- the LOC122306375 gene encoding uncharacterized protein LOC122306375: MNKAPIGEIQIIAGGFAGGGVSTFSRKAYARRVRYEKVYVTNRAPKHQRLSNQMTVSFGEEDWEGVLYPHDDALVVTLVIANYITRRVLIDNESSANILFLEAFVKMGISANKLTPSPTPLKGFFRDTIQPAEAITLPVTTGTGELIATTMTDFLVVKAPSSFNAILGRQILNHLKAITSTYHLKMKFPTECKVIELQGEQALAWECYVQELKDSRSKVYVVEGQNEALVPSLPPPLMVAMKKGVEVRDEQKQQHVEANEPLELVTLYLDRPRTTTQIGTQVPSKDKEALKQMLIEHRDVFAWSHEDMLGIDNNVIEHSLCVDPAHRAIHQKMNFFQFKEGYNQIRMHAANEEKTSFIMDRELYCYQVMPFELKNAGATYQRLVNRMFNEQIGRSMEVYVDNLLVKSKEPARHLDDLRKAFGILRHYKMRLNPAKCAFGVESKKFLGFIVSERGIEASPDKIGVILNMKPPRNLNKT, from the exons ATGAATAAGGCACCCATAGGAGAGATTCAGATTATAGCAGGGGGTTTTGCTGGGGGAGGTGTATCCACATTTAGTAGGAAGGCGTATGCACGGAGGGTAAGGTATGAAAAAGTATATGTGACAAACAGAGCCCCAAAACACCAGAGGCTTAGCAATCAGATGACAGTGTCTTTTGGGGAGGAGGACTGGGAAGGAGTGTTGTATCCGCATGATGATGCTTTAGTGGTTACCCTTGTGATAGCAAACTATATAACTAGGCGGGTGCTAATCGACAACGAGAGCTCTGCAAATATACTATTCCTGGAAGCATTCGTCAAAATGGGTATCAGCGCCAATAAATTGACGCCCTCCCCAACACCATTAAAAGGTTTCTTTAGAGATACAATACAGCCTGCTGAGGCTATCACACTCCCTGTAACCACGGGAACGGGGGAGCTAATAGCTACCACCATGACCGACTTCTTGGTTGTAAAAGCCCCATCCTCCTTCAATGCAATATTGGGAAGACAGATACTCAACCATCTCAAGGCGATAACATCCACATATCACCTTAAGATGAAGTTCCCAACAGAATGCAAGGTCATAGAGTTGCAAGGTGAACAAGCTCTAGCATGGGAATGTTATGTGCAAGAGTTAAAAGATAGTCGAAGTAAAGTTTATGTTGTAGAAGGACAAAACGAAGCACTGGTACCATCCCTTCCACCACCTTTGATGGTGGCTATGAAAAAAGGCGTGGAGGTTAGAGACGAGCAGAAGCAGCAACATGTCGAGGCTAATGAGCCATTGGAACTTGTGACGCTGTATCTTGACCGCCCCAGGACCACCACACAAATTGGGACCCAAGTGCCATCGAAGGACAAAGAAGCCCTGAAGCAAATGTTGATAGAACACAGGGATGTTTTTGCATGGAGTCATGAAGACATGCTTGGCATAGACAACAACGTCATTGAACACAGCCTGTGTGTGGATCCCGCCCACAGGGCGATAcaccaaaaaatgaatttttttcagTTCAAAGAA GGTTACAACCAGATAAGAATGCATGCAGCGAATGAGGAGAAAACATCATTTATAATGGATCGAGAGTTGTATTGCTACCAGGTTATGCCATTTGAACTGAAAAATGCGGGGGCGACCTACCAAAGGTTGGTTAATCGCATGTTCAATGAGCAGATTGGGAGGTCCATGGAGGTATATGTGGACAACCTGTTAGTAAAAAGTAAGGAACCTGCCAGACACCTTGACGACCTACGAAAGGCGTTTGGGATCTTACGCCATTACAAAATGAGACTAAACCCTGCAAAATGTGCTTTCGGAGTTGAATCAAAAAAATTCTTGGGATTTATTGTATCTGAAAGAGGAATTGAGGCCTCTCCAGATAAGATAGGAGTCATACTCAACATGAAACCACCAAGAAATCTAAACAAAACTTAG
- the LOC122306672 gene encoding uncharacterized protein LOC122306672 isoform X2, with product MPKIEIVLNGRKTPPSLVDLCVKTAIDNVRYLGDVGETDLDLLDRILAHCTVDQLMHVEKCSEGRDLSPVTDKLWKKFYEKQFGAKNTEHVVERMAKSLKSYKWIDLYEAKSEDIAEHEKKTAARIKQLYNKETARKQSRQVQLCAKVPPSKNKRSFCGGSGPGHNVSHFRSNLMKKSKIDLLNSREVKNLAAMKKNTYQRNDGKAPLP from the exons ATGCCTAAGATAGAGATTGTGTTAAATGGAAGGAAAACGCCTCCGTCATTAGTGGATCTATGTGTTAAGACGGCAATAGATAATGTAAGGTACCTTGGGGATGTTGGTGAAACAGATCTAGATCTCCTTGACCGAATTTTAGCACACTGTACAGTTGACCAATTGATGCATGTGGAGAAGTGCTCAGAA GGAAGAGATCTAAGTCCAGTTACTGACAAGTTGTGGAAGAAGTTTTATGAAAAGCAGTTTGGTGCAAAAAACACAGAGCACGTAGTGGAGAGGATGGCCAAAAGTTTGAAGTCATATAAATGGATAGATTTGTATGAG GCAAAATCAGAAGACATTGCTGAGCATGAGAAGAAGACAGCTGCCAGAATTAAGCAACTATACAATAAAGAAACTGCAC GAAAACAGAGTCGGCAAGTGCAGCTTTGCGCCAAGGTTCcaccttcaaaaaataaaagaagcttTTGTGGAG GTAGTGGACCTGGCCACAATGTTTCACACTTTAGGAGCAATTTGATGAAGAAGTCAAAAATAGATCTTCTTAACAG TCGTGAGGTGAAGAATCTTGCAGCTATGAAGAAAAATACATACCAGAGAAACGATGGGAAAG CGCCTCTCCCATGA